TCAACAGAGAAAACTGTTAGGAAATATCAGAAAAATTCTTGAACTACACCTTTGCAAATATCTTGTTGAAAAAGCAATTTATTGTTACTAAAGACATATTTATACATGGAAAAATTTGTGTTAGGGGCACCCCTATGTTTCCTCTCGAAGTTTTAGGTGGAAAAACGTTTGTTAGAGGTTAAAAAAATTTGTCCAGAAAATTAGTCTAAATTCTTGGATAGTAATTATTAATATGGTATTTTGCTTTTTACCTATCAGAGTATATCTATATATTATTTCCTTTAATGTTTTATTCTAATTTTTCCAAATTTTTCCAGTAGAAACTTTGGGGTGCGTCTTCATTGATAGACATGACTTGTTACCTACTGTTTTTCTCTATTTTTAGAATAGTTGTGTGGTAAAACCAGTTTTTTGTACTATATCCTTTATCTGTTCCACACGAAATAACGGTTGTGCCACTGAAAAAAGAGGAGATAGCTTGATGGGGAATGTATTAGATGATGTATTCGACAGTTTCGTTAATGGAGTACACCTTTTCAAAGACAGAGAAGTTTTAAGGCATGATTATTTGCCTGAAAAATTACCTCATCGAGAAGAACAAATTCGTTTGTTAGGTGGAACAATTGCACCGGTGTTACGGAATGCTAGGTGTTCTAACATTTTTATTTATGGAAAAACAGGAACTGGAAAAACCGCTGTTACTAAGTATGTTTTAGGACATTTGGAGTCAAAAGCAAAAGAATACGGGGCATCAGTGAAATTCTGCTACATTAATTGCCGCATGACAGGTTCAGAATATCGTGTTTTTGCAAACTTGAGTCAAAGCGTCGGCTTAACTATCCCTTTTACAGGGTTATCTGTTGGAGAGGTGTTTGACAGGTTCCGCTCGGGGTTAGATTCCTCAAAAATAATCTTCATCATTGTCTTAGATGAGGTTGATGCGTTGATTAAAGACCGCGGCGACGCTTTCATGTATGAATTAACAAGAATAAACGAAACCCTAAAGAAAAGTAAAGTCGCTATAATTGGTATATCCAACGACCTGCGCTTAAAAGAGTTCTTAGACCCGCGTGTATTCAGCTCTTTAAGCGAGGAAGAGCTAGTTTTTAGACCATACGACGCTAGTGAACTGAGAAATATTTTGCTTGAACGCTCAAAACTATCTTTCCACGATGGCGTTTTATCAGAGTCTGCATTGAGTATTTGTTCAGCTTTGGCTGCTGCAGAACATGGTGATGCAAGGCGCGCACTGGATTTGTTGCGTGTTGCAGGAGAAGTTGCTGAGCGACAAGGCGCAAAAATGATTACGGAGGAACATGTCCGCCAAGCGGAAAAGCATATTGAGCATAACCGTGTAATTGAAGCTCTCAAAAACTTAACGTTGCATTCTAAGCTTGTTTTATTGAGTGTTTATCACTTAAACAAGTCTAGCGCTACAACAGGTGAAATATATGACGTTTACAATGAACTGTGCGGCGAAATGGGTGCTGGTCTTTTAACTCAAAGGCGGTTGGGTACTTTAGTTAATGAATTAGATTCGATGGGGCTGGTGAACGCAAAAGTTGTGAGCATGGGGCGCTATGGTCGCACAAAAAAAATTCGGCTTGAAATTTCAAGGAGTCTCATAAAAGATGTTTTTGCTGATGATGGCAGGTTTGGTCGCTTAGTTAGTTACTCGCCTCAAGCTTCACATAAGCGTTCAATTGAAGTCTAGAACAGTTACCTCTAGCGTTTGCAGGTTCACCACTGGCACTTTACCAGGTGTTGGCACCAAGCCTAATTTTTCCATATACTCTGTTTGTTCTTGCCACCCGCCCGAGTTCACCACCAGTACGCCTCGGTAGTTACAGTAACCGATGACGTGTACGTGGCCAGCAAGAAAGATGTCTGGAACCTTGTCAATTACAAGGTAATCTCTGTTTTCTGGGGACAGCATGGTTTTCCCACCATAAACAGGTGCTAAATGGCGACTCTGCATGAGAAGGCGCATTGATTTCTCTGGGTGCTCGTGGTCCATACCGGGGATTACTGAGACTATGTCGTCTAGACTACGACCATGGTACATAAGGACTTCTACGCCGTGAATATTAAGTAAGCACGGGCTTCCTACCGAGTGAATGTTCTTTTTTCCTTGAATTGCAGTTAAGTAACCTTCTGGTATGGCTGGTTGGGGCAGGGATTTGCGTGTAGCGTCGTGATTCCCCGGCGAGATGAAGATTTCTATGTACTCTGGGATTTTTTCGAGATATTTGGCGGCGTAATTGTATTGTTTGTGTACGTCTCGTATGGTTAGTTCTTTTTGTTGGTCGGGGTATATTCCCACGCCGTCTACTATGTCGCCTGCGATTAAGACGTATTTTACGCGGCTTGCTATTTGCCGCATTTGTTCGTTGCCGTACTTGCCTTTTAGCCAGAGTATGAAACGTTTGAATGCTTCTTTTTGAAATTTTGTGCTGCCGATATGCGTGTCTGATGTTAGTACGGCGTAGACGGGTTCTTGTGCTCTTTGCGGGGGTTTTCTGCCTACTTCTGGGAAGATTATGTCTTCAGCTAGTAATAGGTTGCTTCTTGTTTTTATTACTGCTAGGCAGATGACTTGGTCTGGTAGCAGTGTGAGTGCTTTCCTTTTGACTTCTTCAGGTGCTTTCTGCGGCACAAGTACGGTTGCGCTTCCTTGTAGGTCTTCGACTGAGAGTATGGTGTGGTTTTTTGAGTCTCTTTTTTCGGTTAGCATGCATATGATTTTTAGTTTGGTTTTTGGCGGTGATTTGAGTGCTTCTAGAATCGGTGTTGCTGCTTTAACGTCAATTCTTTGCCTCAGTAAGCGTTCGATTCTTTTGAATCGGTCTTGAAAATACAGCAAATACTCCTCTAATGTTCCGTTTGAGCTTAGTTTGCCAGTGGCGTCTTCGAGGATGCTAAAGTTT
The Candidatus Bathyarchaeota archaeon genome window above contains:
- a CDS encoding orc1/cdc6 family replication initiation protein, producing MGNVLDDVFDSFVNGVHLFKDREVLRHDYLPEKLPHREEQIRLLGGTIAPVLRNARCSNIFIYGKTGTGKTAVTKYVLGHLESKAKEYGASVKFCYINCRMTGSEYRVFANLSQSVGLTIPFTGLSVGEVFDRFRSGLDSSKIIFIIVLDEVDALIKDRGDAFMYELTRINETLKKSKVAIIGISNDLRLKEFLDPRVFSSLSEEELVFRPYDASELRNILLERSKLSFHDGVLSESALSICSALAAAEHGDARRALDLLRVAGEVAERQGAKMITEEHVRQAEKHIEHNRVIEALKNLTLHSKLVLLSVYHLNKSSATTGEIYDVYNELCGEMGAGLLTQRRLGTLVNELDSMGLVNAKVVSMGRYGRTKKIRLEISRSLIKDVFADDGRFGRLVSYSPQASHKRSIEV
- a CDS encoding DNA-directed DNA polymerase II small subunit, with amino-acid sequence MSTQEKLQRAIQATIAAGYQLNSEAFEYLCQNSESQDPLSIMNIALEKLQEQQEKPMFIERAFLEALLQQPKASSQQLQQQEQQFTQQLPVTPSSTPSIEEQKDTLKTPFYAYAKDSPANFSILEDATGKLSSNGTLEEYLLYFQDRFKRIERLLRQRIDVKAATPILEALKSPPKTKLKIICMLTEKRDSKNHTILSVEDLQGSATVLVPQKAPEEVKRKALTLLPDQVICLAVIKTRSNLLLAEDIIFPEVGRKPPQRAQEPVYAVLTSDTHIGSTKFQKEAFKRFILWLKGKYGNEQMRQIASRVKYVLIAGDIVDGVGIYPDQQKELTIRDVHKQYNYAAKYLEKIPEYIEIFISPGNHDATRKSLPQPAIPEGYLTAIQGKKNIHSVGSPCLLNIHGVEVLMYHGRSLDDIVSVIPGMDHEHPEKSMRLLMQSRHLAPVYGGKTMLSPENRDYLVIDKVPDIFLAGHVHVIGYCNYRGVLVVNSGGWQEQTEYMEKLGLVPTPGKVPVVNLQTLEVTVLDFN